One genomic region from Dermacentor variabilis isolate Ectoservices chromosome 6, ASM5094787v1, whole genome shotgun sequence encodes:
- the LOC142585919 gene encoding anhydro-N-acetylmuramic acid kinase-like — MPDYRVIGVMSGSSLDGLDIIYVTFQVNGDTWKYKIEHTNCQPYGKYWTNKLQHAARSMSALEYQLFHTEYGRYLGDCVNIFIHDKQLQGKVDLVACHGHTVFHQPAQLTTAQVGDGAAVAAVTGLPTVSDFRSVDIALEGQGSPFSLAAERKLFGSEYQYFLNIGGMACLTYVDKCNKDSFAMDVCPANQLLNLLAEHEGQTFDNEGKIAAAGTVNTRLLQDLDGFTYYMKPLPKSLGVDFGPEILYPLICARDLSTPDAMRTFMAHICNQVVATVCAVKKRVGDEYPGHCKMLVTGGGARNKMLVDELTKMLKHQDITVTVPTDELVKFKEALMTAVLGVLRVRQEINFFSKVSGAKRDSVGGALWCGAVKQA, encoded by the coding sequence ATGCCCGATTACAGGGTCATCGGGGTCATGAGCGGCAGTTCGCTCGACGGCCTCGATATCATCTACGTGACTTTTCAGGTCAACGGCGACACTTGGAAGTACAAAATAGAGCACACCAATTGCCAACCGTACGGTAAATATTGGACAAACAAGCTCCAGCACGCAGCGCGCTCGATGAGCGCCCTGGAGTACCAGCTGTTTCACACCGAATACGGCCGCTACCTCGGAGACTGCGTCAACATTTTTATCCACGACAAGCAGCTTCAGGGCAAAGTTGACTTAGTGGCCTGTCACGGCCACACTGTGTTTCATCAGCCAGCTCAGCTGACAACTGCGCAAGTCGGGgatggcgctgctgttgctgctgtgacCGGACTGCCCACTGTCAGCGACTTCAGATCAGTAGACATTGCTCTGGAAGGCCAAGGCTCCCCATTCTCGCTGGCAGCGGAGAGGAAGCTCTTTGGCAGCGAATACCAGTACTTCCTGAACATAGGAGGCATGGCATGCCTTACATATGTTGACAAGTGCAACAAAGACAGCTTTGCCATGGATGTCTGTCCTGCCAACCAGCTTTTGAACCTCCTCGCTGAGCATGAAGGTCAAACTTTTGACAATGAAGGGAAGATAGCAGCTGCGGGAACTGTTAACACTCGGCTACTGCAGGACCTGGATGGTTTCACCTACTACATGAAACCCCTGCCGAAGTCCCTCGGCGTGGACTTTGGCCCAGAAATCCTTTACCCATTGATATGTGCCCGTGACTTGTCCACTCCCGATGCCATGCGGACTTTCATGGCACACATCTGCAACCAGGTGGTGGCAACGGTGTGTGCTGTCAAAAAGAGAGTTGGTGACGAGTATCCGGGCCACTGCAAGATGCTGGTCACTGGTGGTGGTGCCCGTAACAAAATGCTTGTGGACGAGTTGACCAAAATGCTCAAACATCAAGATATTACCGTCACCGTGCCGACGGACGAACTTGTCAAGTTTAAGGAAGCCCTCATGACTGCTGTCCTTGGTGTGCTGAGGGTGAGACAAGAGATCAACTTCTTCAGCAAAGTGTCAGGAGCAAAGCGCGATTCTGTGGGTGGTGCACTTTGGTGTGGGGCAGTCAAGCAAGCTTAG